aacaaatttattttcaggattaagtttattcttttataaaacctgaaaACCCAGAACGAACTCAATTAAGAAGTACTTTCTggtaatattttataaaaaagaaacaaaagaaaaccaaacagaatttaagagttttatttaaaacttgtgtGTACCCACCACACCCCTTTCACTGAAGACACATTTTTCAGATATTAGATTTCTAATtatcagtaaaaaataaaattgaaaacacCCCATTTATTACAGCCTTTTGTACAATGCTCTTAAAATTTTGCAGCCCAGAGAAAAAGTCCTGCTCTCCACTGGGAATTCTAGATAGTTTTGACAGtgcattaaattttatttacccCCCTTTCACACCTCACAGCAAGTCTCAGAAATAatccaaatattgatattttattgCCTCCCAACTTATGAAAAAAATAGCTGGGGCTCTGCAAATACTTAGTTTAAAATGAACTCTATCAAACAATGTAACTTAAATATTAACAAGACTATTTTAAAAAGCTTCCAACTCCTTGTGCAGGGTAAAGTGTCTCATTAGATGCAGCAGAATCATCCAGACTTCTTATGCTCACATTTGCTGTGGATGCAGACCTGAAAACACTTACCTTCAGCACTGCAGAGAGAAGCTAGCACAGAGTGACTGACGGTTTACAAGTTCATGAGCAAATGAATAAACATCCATTCAATACAAAACACACCGTAAGGCAATTTTAATTAGAATTAACTGCAAATGAATCATGAggggtttttaaaatataaaaatgctgCAACTCTATTGAAATCAGCTTTCTAACACTTTTTTGAGTTTCCCATCCTTGGACTGGGGTTTACACATTTGATTTACCTGAAGTGCAGTATTAGTGCAGCTTATGGTCTTGAATGAAAACTGACATGATCGATTAACAAGTCATTTTAACAGTAATAATGAACGTCCAGCGAGtaacacaaaaaagagaaaaagcaaagTGTTAGCTTGCCTGATCCTTTTTTATCAATAATTCAGCTTTCTGTAACTTGTACAGCGTTTAATACttaatttcattttatgcaTACCTGATCTGAGATTAAAGGCTAAACTTTGGGATGAACAGATTAGACACTATTTCACCACTAAACTGAGTCATTTGTTACAATTTTCCTCAATTTTTATTTCCTCAAATTAAAACTTGTATAGTTTCACAGTCCAAATTCATCTGTATTAACCCATAAAAGCTGAATACAGTTAATTTGTTTTACCCGTTTGGTCTCAAACAGTGGAAACATGAAAGATGTGTCCATCTTTCAAACCTTTCAGacagcaaagaataaaaaacaaaacaacctgaCAAACATGCAAGACATTAAAATGACAGGTGGAAGAATAAAAAGGGTGCTGCATTGCATGGAATTGAACATTGCAGCACATTTCTACCCATTTTTAACAAGTTGGAAATGTCTTAGGAGAAAAACAGTCCTAACACATTAAATAGAACAATGTCTTTCACATTTAtaaaacagaccacagtttggtTTTACCTAATTGTGGTGACGATTGTTCAGTGTAGTAACACATGAATGACACGTCAGAAGCCACTTTGTGAACAGCAGCATGTTGGTTATGATTTAACATCCTTAGCAAACAACTTCCCATAATGTTcttatataaacatttaaacttgtTCAGTCTATTTATTTCTACAACTACCCAtcagaaaacattcaaaaatATAATACAACCCTGTTATTTGTCTTACCTTGTAAAAGCTTTtccattgaaaaaaaaaaaacagaaaaagactaGAGCTAAAAGTGTCTAATGGAGTGAAAAACATTCTGCAGtccaaaatatacatttaatatAAATGAACTAAACATGTAGAGGAATTCACCAAATGCAAAGTGTACCtcagtttacatttttattacaacATCTAGTTTTTAATCAAAAGCAGACATTTACAAACATACCAACcatgaaaagaataaatgagAATGAGAGGGAGGGTAGGAGAGAAAACACCAAACATATACCCTATAAAACCTACTCTAAACTTAATGTACACAGTACAGCGagccaaaacaaaagcaaagatgTAATGTTTGTGTCTATTGTGGGATCTcactgctgttttgtttctttgccaAAAAAGCATCACAGGtactcttcattaaaaaaacaaacaaaaaaaaaaaaaaaagctgtttggaaagtttttgtttttaccatctTTAGTTACCAGGAGCAAAGAAGTTTGGATAACAAAGCCTTACACACATCAGGGTCCTCCATCCACTGCTGAGGCAGACAACAGATAGAGAGAAGGGTGGAGAAGGAGATAAGAGAAATGGAAGGGGGTGGAGGAAGAGATGCTGGCTGTAGTCCTGTCCGGTCATGCAAGGTGAGCGGGATGGAGAGGGTGGGGTTGGTGGTGGTGCACTGAAAACATTCCTCcttttccttccttccatccttGATCCTCGTTAGCTGAAAGGTGTCAAAACGAAGGGTGGTGTTTGGTTTCGAGCCAGCCCAATAGTAAACACTCCCCCCACTCATTAAGACCTCTACACTAGATAACAGCGTACTCCGAGGCTGGGTTCAATTCACCGTCTTTTTGGGTCATGAGCTTGTTGATCATACAAATCTTAGTGACTGAATGTGGTTAGAAAGATTTCTGTTTGCAAACTGGGCAAATAAATGGGTGAATTTTCTTTTAGGAAAGCAAGCTCTTAGTCACCCAGTTGACTGTGTATTGCTCCCAACCCTagcacagacacagaaacataTCATGCACATTTCTGTTGAAAATGTCCAAGTTAATATGAAATCGATCAGCAGCTACACAtaagaaaacattcatttatgaACATCCTAAAGATTTCCTTCAGTCACTATTAAAACAAATTGTAACGGTATGCATGCGGAGTACAGCTGTTGACATGTCACGTGTAGGACTCTGACATAAAAAGAggttaaatgtatattttgagACGTGGGACAAAGGACTTGAAATTTCTGAAAAAGGGTTGTTGACAGTGAACCTGTTTACATGACCAATAAAACcagatatctgggagtaatcagtaATAGTACCGTATTTGAAAAATCCTTGTGTACATTACTAGTCTATTCTGCAgcctttcccaaactgggggtccTGACCCCTACGGGGGCTCTCAAGATCATTTCAGGGGGTAGCCAGAtcattgtaataaaaatatagcctatatttatcaaataaatttgggatttttatcaAGGCTGTCACAATTTGTTAATGCGAAGAGTTTCAAGTCAAAtgaacatgttatttttttaacacattgaCGCCATGTTAAAAATCTAAACACCAACTTAGTTATCTTCGGAGTCATGGCGAAAAAAGGAGTCATGGGAACCACTCCATTATCAGTTTTATTTCGGAGTTCGTATGTGCacagtgacatcacttcctgtcacTTTCAAAACATCCggtctttgttgaacatggcgcCGCCATGTTAGCAATAAGCTCTTAAATAGTTAACAGGCAAATGTTTTACATCAGTGGTTACTAAAGTTTCTGATAGTTTTGCAGCCTtccttttagattttttttttttgggtttccagaaataaaaattattacaagtgctgttttaaaaattttaatttggcCCTATCTCAGCgtgagaagctgattttggacggaAGTGACGTAGCTCTTTGCAGATGCGTAAAAGAATGAAAGGAATCAGATTTACAGGTTAAACATGCATGAAGACATCTGGGTATAGGAGAAAAAAATCTAGGTGTGCTAATTTGATATCTCATAATCTAATAATAGCAGTTATCTGATGAAGGATTTTAGATTTTGCCTAATACATGACCACTTGAATTATCTGACTACCCCAGAAATAAGGTAGTGATCAGATTTCTGGGCTGCATGTAAACTGGCTCATTGTTCAGCAAATTTGAAATGCAATGAGCGACTTTTCCCACAACCGACTCTTTTATTTATCAATTACAAAAACATTATGAACTCCAGTGGTTGATAAGACTATATCAATAGAACAAAATTATGTGTAACTCATGAAAGTCAGCAAAACCACTATAGATTTAACCAAAGATAGACTTATTTTCACTGAAATCTGAGGTCTACAAAGCACCagtgttaatttaaaaaatgaaccaTGACTTATGCGGTTTTATGTAAATAACTGGGCTAAGACCATTTTTTCCCCTCCTGTAGTTGATTTTCACACATCTGGAGCAAACTgggctgttttatttttaattgtgtgaGGATATTTACATTACATTGTACAAGTTTGGGTGGACACACGACAGAGCTACATACTGTAAACCTTTAACCACACTGGCAAATACCATAATAACTATACCTTCTTTAGACTATTTTCCAAAGAGGACAAAACAAAGAGTAAGGGACTTAATGGGCTCTAACAGAACAAGTTAATTAATACAACAGCCAAGTGAGCTATTTATCAagatatatacactaccgttcaaaagtttggggtcactttgccatgggattcaatagagaagtgaccccaaacttttgaacggtagtgtatatatatatatatatatatatgtgtgtgtgtgtgtgtgtgaagagagagagagcttaaacccaattgaaaagaaaagaaagaaaaaaaaaaaaaaactaagtaagGGGTCACTACAATTTTATATTTCCGGTGATCTAACAAACAACACGAGCCAAATAATAGAATATTTTGcgctaaaagagaaaaagttcatcATGCAAGGTACAGAAACCTAGAGGGAATTTGTTATAATTATGGTAGCACTAATGAGAGAAAGGACTGACcagataaatgttaaaaaattctttcaacagtaacatttttttttagaagaaatGGTTAAAAGTCATTTCGTAATCTCTAGCTTTGAAGCCCCAATTAAGTACTGCTTCCATGGTCCACAAATGCCAAATAGTTAGGGTCGCTATCAAGTACTTCCAGTACAGATGTGACATGgtttaaatattcagttttatccTGTATTCATGGTGTTCGGCCATAGAAATGGTTAACATGGTAGATGGCTGCACAAAAACAGCTTAGCTCATTTTCATGAAATACTGCTATCAAGCTCAATGGAAAATCAACACTATTAATTAGACGAGACAATGTCCATATCCAAAACTTTTAACAACTGTCAAATTACAGTAAAAACCAGCATTTTAAGGAATTTAAATTCAATGGACGTTATTTGAAAAACGTAACAGTGCAGCAGTTTTAGTTaatacagcatgaaaatgaaacatcaaACCAGGGTCAAGCAGTCCATTGAGTTTGGGGACAACCAACATTTCTTCCTTCTACACGTCATACTTACCTTTTTCTTGTGCTAGAGTTGTATTGATATGTTACTGCCGTGTCCTGAGTCACTATGTCAGCAAAAAAAGCTACATGTTCTCTTCGAATGACCCAGATTCTGtgaaaaatgttcacatttttaacTTAGAGTGACAACTAATGACGATCAACGGTGAAACTAATGGCTTACAGATGCTTTAACTGGGTTAAaatataaattgtatttttttttgtttagtacaTTAACAGAAATTACTTTTTAGTCATGAGCTCCTATTTCATCTcctttgctttatttaaaattacatgAATGCTAGTTTCTAACCTGTGGGTAAAACTGTTTAACCCTGGTTTGACATTAGCAAATAatcttatgttttaaaaaatataaatcccCTGCCTGAACAAAGCCTGAAGACATAGCAGAGATAGGAATCTCAGCTTTTAATACACACTGAATTCTCTCATGATATATGAACATATAAAACAATGTGAAGCATACCTAGACACAACAAATGGCCACACTACATAACGTGATATGCATTCAATTCTCAGCTGTTTTCCAGATTTACAAGCTCTGACATGCTAAATCTAAAGGCATGGAGCAATGGAAAATGGACATATTTGGACATGGAAACGTTTGCCCACCTCCATTTGATCATTTCATTTACACTCCataagacattttcttttttgtggctAAATATTAACCAACAAATGCATTTTGGCATCCACACATTACTTAAAGTCACCAGGCCTTGTGTCCACTGGAGATCTCTTGTGTAATAATGGCCGCTTGATGTGAGAAAACAGATTTGATTGCCATTTCAACTTGAATAAGGTTTTTCCATTCATGACAACACAATGAAGTTGTACAAATGCTGTGCAAATGAGagggacaagaaaaaaaatataccatgtATAATTCTCAAAATGTTATTTCAAGAGGTTTCCAGTGGACATAAAGTCTTATTTTCCAGGAAAATGTGTTACGTAAAAGGACAGTTGCTTAGAACAAAGGACAGATTAACTCAGGGAGCACTAAGAGATTAAAATCAGCATAACTAACTATTCATTTCATATTGCCAATACAGTTACAAAGTCACATCATCTTGGGTTTTGCTAATATTCAGAATTCAGCTACTCGACAAGTCAAGCCACCCCAAATAATATTTGAGTACAGAGGAAACAGGTACACTtagaataaactgaaaatatcaCTTAGGTGACTAACACATGAAGCATAATTCCAGCTCTGTGCTGGAAAATCAATTAATTTGAACTTAGTGAATGAAATTTTCACCTGGAAGCTGAATTAACACGAGAAATATTATTTGGGGTTTGGCACAACTGTACAGAGATGCTGAAGGTCCCATGTAACTGCAGGGCTCTACTTTATAAAGACTGCTTTACATACATTAACACAGAAATCTGAGTTCTTCAGCAGTAAAAAAACATCAGAGCGACACAAACACTATTTCATCTGCAGCTCCAAAAATGTGCTCAAGTCGGTTATTCAACATGCAAGAGACGCAGTGGAAAACTACATCTTCCCACAAAGATCACACAATCATTTACAAAACCCTGAAGCTGAGGATCCCAGACAAGCACCAACAAGTCTCAGAGAATTAACCTCAGATATTACAGATAAATGTAAACAGCAACACACCAACAATGTGCTATAAATATTACTCATGTACAAGCTGGTGAAAAGTAGCATTGGATAATTCATCTATAGTTCCTTCATGACATGACAATGCCAACAGAACGCTGAATGCTCagacacaaaaatgttttaccTCCAGCCAATTTGggtttatttgttcatttttcattatGTGTCACTAAATGCTGCAGCCTAACTGACaaatatttacaattaaatGTTAACAGAACTTGTAAGATCtgcaataaatgaaacaaacaaaaacaaaaaacgaacaaaaagacttaaaatgaATACAGCAGATCTTTTGGATACAAAGCCAATAATAAATcagttaagataaaaaaatttcCCCTGATCTTTGCTTAAAACAGCAATGTTTTAAGCAACATTGTGAGACCCAGAATTTAGGCATAGCTTTGGAATACCACAGCAGAAATCACACAAGTAtgattcattttcatgttttccatctAAACCTCAATGTTTACAATGAGGTGCATTATAGAGCACTGccacataataaaaacagtcaATTTCACAGAAATAAAACGTCAAGAGACACGACTCACATGCAAACATGTGGTAATAACATTGTAAAAATGTCTGCATCCAACATTTagatattaacatttttaataaggaTTTACTCTCTCTTATTTATGACAAAGTTTTATATTAAACTACTAAAGTCAGACATAAGGGAACGACATTACTACTGAAGGAACatttacaaaataatttatCTGCTATTGATCAGGTGaacattcactttttttctgtttccattctAAAAATCCAATCGAAACTGAACAAACAAGCCATGTCGAATGCTGAATTCATACTAAACAGTGTAAAAATTAGGCTTTATTTTGACATCCAGCTCCAGGCAACCCATGAAAAAGCTATCAGATCAAGGATACTAAAAACTAACAGACATGGTAAGTTGTAACATCTACTAAAATGGCTTTTTACCAGTCACTCTGAATAGTAGAGCTAAAAAATTTCTCCATATCTGGTCATTAGCCATAGCTGCTGGTAAAACACAAAATTCTGACAATTTCATATAACTTGATATTTCAAGAGCCCAAGTAATGTATTAGAAAGTTTATCTGGTCAGGCAATTCAGTTCATATATGGATGTACAAttatcagtgttttatttaattaatatgcACATGTTCGTTAAGAGTTCACATATTCACAGAATAAAGCAAGTGTGACCAGTGAAATTTGTAATCTACCAGCTGCTGAAGCCTGATAAccaaaaagtataaaaacacaaagttcaTTTTCAAGAACAATCAGTATTTCCTAGTTTTCAGAGTCCAAAAAAGTGCAATATGCAGCATAGCAATGCATTGTGTTTACATACAGTGTCTGAGActatatacaaacacagtaATAGCCCATCACACTATATATCCAAAGTCTTACTTACCTTTTACCTACCTCCCACCACACGACTGAGTTTTGAAAGCTTTCCTCTGCTTACCCCCACTTTTCTTCATCCAAATGATTTCTCATGTTCAGAATAGTATCTACTGTAAGAAGTTGGCTTATTTCACGGCTTCTTGCAGGATTTGTTGTTATGTTGGGAGCTTGACCGATGCCATatccaattaaaaaaagaaggggtGAGCTTTCAGAAAAGCCTTCAAAACCTGAtctgtgttttcctcttcttccatgTACGTCAGGCTGGCTTAGCCCCAACTAGTCTTTTTCAGTCCAGGTCTAACACAAATGTAACaatacagaaaagaagaaaaaagttgcaCTCACCTCCTTTCTCTGCTAGCGGTGGCGAtactccctctctctctctctttcccggTCTCGATCCCGGTCCCTCTCCCGATGGCGATCGCGCTCACGACTGCGCTCTCTGTAATAATCCTCGTGCCTGTCGCGACTGCGTGATTTGTGTCGCCGGCTCTTTTCCCGAGACCGGCTATGGTCTCGTTCCCTGGAACGTTCTCGCCTAGtggagataaaaacaaatgataaagCTGAGTTTGTTATTGGTCTGTTACAGCCTGTGAACTGCTTAAGCATCTCATTTAAAGGCCTTACCTTGAAACAGAGCCATAGCTCTTTGATTCAATACCATGAAGACAGTCCTGCAGCGAACTGATGAGGACCTTACAGCGGTCATCTGCGGAGACTTTGGACTGCTTAATTAGACTAATGGCTGTCACCAAAGTCTCTATAGCGCTGCCATAATCagctaaaaagaacaaaagacaaaaaaaccccacaaagtTATATTAGAGTAATTTATCTTAGTCTCACCATTTGTCACCATTGTGTTCCATGCAGCTTCGATTCCTTTGCTTGTCATTGTTACATCTCTGAGCAGAATTAACATAATCTTAACCATCAACTTGAATTTTAGATCACATCCCAAACAAACTGTTCAAGGAAATCTTCtcttaataaatacaaaagtaaaTCTTGAGTTCCTCAGGGTTTTGTTCTTAGAAGAGATACTATTAGATAACATGACATAAATTTTCATTACTACAGATAATACTCCGCTATACTTATCCTTGATCCTTAATGAAACCAATCAGTTGTTCAGATTACAGAGATGTCTTAAAGACAGAAAGGTCTAGATGACCTTTGAAATGAGGTTGTCGTCTTTGCAGCTGAGTGACTTGGGAAGATGAGGTCAATCTATATAAATTCTCTAGATGGCAATACTTTGGCTTCCAATACTCCATTTATAAACCTTTGACCATCCTTTGATTAgcatatacaaaaaaaattctAGGACCATCTATTGCTAAAATTGGTATGAAATGGTATCTGTGTTACCTGCACTGGCATCAGATACAGCCCTAGAAATGGCACTTGAGGAGATGGCTCTGTTCCTGTTCATGATCTCCTCAAATTCTGCCTCACTCAGAGGGGTCCGTGATGACTCCATCTCTCTACAaagtaacaaataaaaacatcagttatCTATAGAACCCATTCAAACTAGTTAAACAACTTAATAACAATTTACTGTGGTGTGATTTAGAGAGATCTTGATTCAGGAtgcaatagttttttttagctgGTTGTACCTGCTGCTGACTGCTCTTACCTGCCTCCTGGACCATAGTCTCCTCTCTCATATGGTGGTGGGCGTCCATATGGGTCATTTGGCCCTGGGGGGCCTCGACTGTCATTAGGAGGCATACTGTTATTACCGGGTGGGGGGAAGAAGGCAGGGTTCACATGAGGAGCTGGTGGTGGCCCACCTGGTGGGGGACCTGCCAAATGTGGAGGAGGAGCCAAAGCCATTGGGGGACCAATAGGGCCTGGAGGACGTGGGGGGAAGGGTCCTGGAGGAGGTGGGCCCTGTTGGGGGGGTGGGGGACCAGGGGGAGGGCCATAACCTGGAGGAGGTGGGCCTGGGGGAAGAGGTCCAAGCGGTGGCTGGCCAAACTGACCAGGGAAGAGAACAGGGGGAGGTGGTCTGTCACCACGATTTGGAGGCCCTGCtagaggaggggggaggcccTGACCAGGAGGTGGTGGTCCAGGAGGGCCAGGGGGACCAGGTGGACCAGGAGGAGGTCGTGGAGGACCTTGCATCCCTATGAATACCAAGAATCAAGACAGAAGCACATGAATAAATTTTAACAtagttattttgtatttaagctGAATTAACAAAACTCCCCGGagaattttaaaattaacaCAGTTTGTTGCCAAAAATCCCTAAGACACAATTGACAGATTCAAATTCAACATGCAGCACATGTTTGCATGGCTCCATCATTGTCAGTagtctgtcatttctctgtatCCTTCATACAGATACAGCATGGTGCTGGTTGTGGGAACTCAAAGCAGGTACAatgacaaagacagaaaaaagcaaGCCAATGCTACAAAAAAGGTACAAAATAATGCTGAAAATTAAATCACAAGGCAGCAGACCAGATGAGGAAATACAGCTGGAGCAGTTTGTTGCAGGGTCTTTCCCTGTACTTTATACTAGACTCATTTTCCTTAATACTTGAACAAGAGGGTACACTGCTTTACAGTGGAAATGGTCCCACAAGTTAACAATTGTACAACTGCACTACTTAAAAAGAGGATTTTGTGACTAGATATAGTTGTCAAACTGTGTAGAGATGAAGAtaactgacagttacaggaaggtaaataaaatatctacGCAATAAAACTCGAGTATTTGAGACAGTAAACAATAGATTCTTCATTGAAAATCTTAGGCATAAGATTAAAAGATCAATCAGATCAGTCGAGGTGTTTCACCTCTGCTATGCCAGCTCCCGTTCCTGCCCCCCGGCGGGAAGGGACTGAAACACATATCCATCAGAGGGCCATCTTGGTGCCCAACCAGATCTGGTCTGATCCCCGAGCCTAATGGGGAAGAAAGCAAACCAATCACAACTCTTCCCTCTATGAAATTCTTGCTCCTATCTAAAGGCCTGACGCAGCCCAACGGGGTGGGGCACCAGCCACTAGGGAAAAGAATAGATGTGAAAAGGGCGGGATGGAGGGCAATAGATgctttctgcaaaaaaaaaaaaaaaaaaaaaaaaaaaagaaggaaacgcTATTCTCTCCTACTGCTTTAGCATGGCAGGCAATCCAGGGTCTTTAGAGTTTAAGGTTGGTGGCTTGTCAAGTTAAGCTTTAAGCAAACTGCTTGTCTGGGAATGTTGGATAATGTCAGCAAGCAAAAGACTGTAGCCAAGTAAGGATTTGTTCAACTGGAGGTGAAGTGGGACAGACAAAGAACAAACCAGATGATAACAGAACAAGCAAAGACAAAAAGCCTACCAAGTGAGAAATAAATACGCCTCCAGAAACACATTACAATAGACCAGTATTGGTACCATGCAGGTGTGAGAAGCAGCAATGTGCTCGCTGAGCAGCACAACCAGACAAAAAGCAGAATTTCAATTAAGCCAAGTTTTCACGGCAGCTGTCAAATTAACTGAACTATTTCAACTTCAGCTACGATGCTGTTGTTAAATAAGAAGCCAGCAAACATCAGACATCAAAACTCAACTGATCCATAAACCTCAATAAACACCACCATGTTATGTTATTTACAGTGTTCTTACACTGTAATTAATGACAAGTATGCATTGACAATGCACCTATCCACCAAATTTATACCTATTTTATTATACAGAACTTTGGTCAGGCacgttgttgtttttaaagtgctttataaataaagatggtatGGTATAGTGCTGAGACTGGCTAATGACTTAACTCAGAATAGatatatggttaaaaaaaattcccaaagaaaacttttttcataatatttttttcccagatTTCTTCAATAAAAttcaaacaaatacattttaatcatctataataatttaacattatttattaattattatatattatatatatgttatgGCTAAAACTATTCTTTTTCAACGTTGAACAAAAATATGgtcaggaaaacatttttatcacaaGCTCAGGTTTTCTGGTACAATTAAGCCATCACAACCTTCAAGGTGACTTGATTTTTCACAGGTTAATCAGGTAAAAAGAGTTTAAATGTCTAAACTGAGATAAGCAAGCACTGTTGTTACAAGTGGCTAAATTAATCATATTTAGGCCCAAACTGGTAAACTCATTTCTTAAAACCTGGAGTTCTTTTCATACTCATATTATTtgttgtaattattattttttccacatatttgtacttaaaaaaacacacacacacacacaaaaaacaaaacagaaaaccaccaaAGAGTCAGTGCTTTTCCAACTCAATCACCAACCAGTATAAAACTTGTTTCCAAACTAACCAGGGAAGTGTGGCGGTGGACCTCCAGGCCCTACAGGACCAGGGAAGCGGTCTCCTCCAGGACCAGGTGGTCCTGGGAACCTGCCTCTTCCCCGACCGGACATGGGGAAACCACCACGGGGGCCTGCACCCGGAGGACCAGCTTTACCTTCTCCAGACATCTGACCTGACTGGGTACCTGTGGGGAACAATTACAAACTTAGacttccatttaaataaaagacatgTACACAGTTAGGCACATGCAACAGCTGCATGACTAAGCCAACTTTAAACTGACATAATCCATTGTGTTGCAATGTTTACTTTTAGCAGATTTAGGGC
The window above is part of the Melanotaenia boesemani isolate fMelBoe1 chromosome 23, fMelBoe1.pri, whole genome shotgun sequence genome. Proteins encoded here:
- the cpsf6 gene encoding cleavage and polyadenylation specificity factor subunit 6 isoform X1, which codes for MADGADQIDIYAEIEEEFNQEVEYPVHEQIDLYDDVISPSANNGDAPEDRDYLDTLPPPGGSEGGKSAPPNVVYTYTGKRIALYIGNLTWWTTDEDLTEAIRSIGITDVLEIKFFENRANGQSKGFALVCVGSEASSRKLMELLSKRELHGQNPIVTPCNKQSLSQFEMQSRKSTQSGQMSGEGKAGPPGAGPRGGFPMSGRGRGRFPGPPGPGGDRFPGPVGPGGPPPHFPGSGIRPDLVGHQDGPLMDMCFSPFPPGGRNGSWHSRGMQGPPRPPPGPPGPPGPPGPPPPGQGLPPPLAGPPNRGDRPPPPVLFPGQFGQPPLGPLPPGPPPPGYGPPPGPPPPQQGPPPPGPFPPRPPGPIGPPMALAPPPHLAGPPPGGPPPAPHVNPAFFPPPGNNSMPPNDSRGPPGPNDPYGRPPPYERGDYGPGGREMESSRTPLSEAEFEEIMNRNRAISSSAISRAVSDASAADYGSAIETLVTAISLIKQSKVSADDRCKVLISSLQDCLHGIESKSYGSVSRRERSRERDHSRSREKSRRHKSRSRDRHEDYYRERSRERDRHRERDRDRDREREREREYRHR
- the cpsf6 gene encoding cleavage and polyadenylation specificity factor subunit 6 isoform X2 — encoded protein: MADGADQIDIYAEIEEEFNQEVEYPVHEQIDLYDDVISPSANNGDAPEDRDYLDTLPPPGGSEGGKSAPPNVVYTYTGKRIALYIGNLTWWTTDEDLTEAIRSIGITDVLEIKFFENRANGQSKGFALVCVGSEASSRKLMELLSKRELHGQNPIVTPCNKQSLSQFEMQSRTQSGQMSGEGKAGPPGAGPRGGFPMSGRGRGRFPGPPGPGGDRFPGPVGPGGPPPHFPGSGIRPDLVGHQDGPLMDMCFSPFPPGGRNGSWHSRGMQGPPRPPPGPPGPPGPPGPPPPGQGLPPPLAGPPNRGDRPPPPVLFPGQFGQPPLGPLPPGPPPPGYGPPPGPPPPQQGPPPPGPFPPRPPGPIGPPMALAPPPHLAGPPPGGPPPAPHVNPAFFPPPGNNSMPPNDSRGPPGPNDPYGRPPPYERGDYGPGGREMESSRTPLSEAEFEEIMNRNRAISSSAISRAVSDASAADYGSAIETLVTAISLIKQSKVSADDRCKVLISSLQDCLHGIESKSYGSVSRRERSRERDHSRSREKSRRHKSRSRDRHEDYYRERSRERDRHRERDRDRDREREREREYRHR
- the cpsf6 gene encoding cleavage and polyadenylation specificity factor subunit 6 isoform X3, with translation MADGADQIDIYAEIEEEFNQEVEYPVHEQIDLYDDVISPSANNGDAPEDRDYLDTLPPPGGSEGGKSAPPNVVYTYTGKRIALYIGNLTWWTTDEDLTEAIRSIGITDVLEIKFFENRANGQSKGFALVCVGSEASSRKLMELLSKRELHGQNPIVTPCNKQSLSQFEMQSRKSTQSGQMSGEGKAGPPGAGPRGGFPMSGRGRGRFPGPPGPGGDRFPGPVGPGGPPPHFPGMQGPPRPPPGPPGPPGPPGPPPPGQGLPPPLAGPPNRGDRPPPPVLFPGQFGQPPLGPLPPGPPPPGYGPPPGPPPPQQGPPPPGPFPPRPPGPIGPPMALAPPPHLAGPPPGGPPPAPHVNPAFFPPPGNNSMPPNDSRGPPGPNDPYGRPPPYERGDYGPGGREMESSRTPLSEAEFEEIMNRNRAISSSAISRAVSDASAADYGSAIETLVTAISLIKQSKVSADDRCKVLISSLQDCLHGIESKSYGSVSRRERSRERDHSRSREKSRRHKSRSRDRHEDYYRERSRERDRHRERDRDRDREREREREYRHR